From Pyramidobacter piscolens W5455, the proteins below share one genomic window:
- a CDS encoding metal-dependent hydrolase: MKLTFLGHACFDLFDGAYHVLTDPYLTGNVLAAAKADEVAADFILVSHCHGDHLGDTLDIARRTGATVVGVAELRGMLTEAGLKSCLGNIGGWGPMPFGRVKLLQAIHGSGLPGALACGFLIGIGGKKIYFAGDTAFYGDMALLAEEKLDAALLPIGDFYTMGPDDAARAARAVGAKITVPMHYDTFPAIRQDPQAFKALCEPAVKVAVLRPGESLEL; the protein is encoded by the coding sequence ATGAAACTGACGTTTTTGGGACACGCCTGTTTCGATCTGTTCGACGGGGCGTATCACGTGCTCACCGATCCGTATCTGACGGGCAATGTGCTGGCCGCGGCGAAGGCCGACGAGGTGGCGGCCGATTTCATCCTCGTCAGCCACTGCCACGGCGACCACCTCGGCGACACGCTCGACATCGCCCGGCGCACGGGCGCGACGGTGGTCGGCGTGGCCGAACTGCGCGGCATGCTGACGGAGGCGGGGCTGAAAAGCTGTCTCGGCAACATCGGCGGCTGGGGGCCGATGCCGTTCGGACGCGTCAAGCTGCTTCAGGCGATCCACGGCAGCGGCCTGCCGGGCGCGCTGGCCTGCGGTTTTCTGATCGGGATCGGCGGCAAAAAAATTTATTTCGCCGGCGACACGGCTTTTTACGGCGACATGGCGCTGCTGGCCGAGGAAAAGCTCGACGCGGCGCTGCTGCCGATCGGCGACTTTTACACGATGGGGCCGGACGACGCGGCCCGCGCCGCCCGGGCCGTGGGCGCGAAGATCACCGTGCCCATGCATTACGACACGTTCCCGGCCATCAGACAGGATCCGCAGGCGTTCAAAGCGCTCTGCGAACCGGCCGTCAAGGTCGCGGTGCTGCGGCCCGGCGAGTCTCTCGAGCTGTAA